From Homalodisca vitripennis isolate AUS2020 chromosome 1, UT_GWSS_2.1, whole genome shotgun sequence, the proteins below share one genomic window:
- the LOC124353054 gene encoding uncharacterized protein LOC124353054, with protein sequence MDSIQLILFYFRYDLDQSTFSPPTNDDSFFYIRYPKTDSGPKHLENDGHGSIYKSINEVLEHHTLPCQEFIPAAKSTPRELGMKLGPIDPPLGVVKSAGTDDGFHSVSAACGHSVVAVAHQMIAGGKLLPRQASSPSLDDDDLPATPPPSHMLARRRGSKSLPSSPQTSPKLLRKNPYFTNVLLGSTDNIAKGRETRQSWLLSYMRDTKSLRGSMSDLKISEETPQSLAEAAQQLATTAAPPTPTVVKPKQKVAKPKPSQLREMNFWSPTSM encoded by the exons ATGGACAGTATTCAGTTAATCCTATTCTATTTCAGGTACGACTTGGACCAAAGCACCTTCTCCCCGCCTACAAACGACGACAGTTTCTTTTACATCAGATACCCCAAAACGGATTCCGGACCGAAACACCTTGAGAATGATGGACACGGATCCATTTACAAATCGATCAATGAAGTACTTGAGCACCATACACTTCCTTGCCAAGAGTTCATTCCTGCTGCCAAATCCA CACCTCGGGAGTTGGGGATGAAGCTGGGGCCAATCGACCCGCCACTGGGTGTGGTGAAGTCGGCTGGCACAGATGACGGGTTCCACAGCGTGAGTGCGGCGTGTGGCCACTCGGTGGTGGCTGTGGCCCATCAGATGATAGCGGGGGGCAAGCTGTTGCCCCGCCAGGCGTCTTCACCCAGTCTGGATGATGACGACTTGCCCGCCACACCTCCACCTTCCCACATGCTAGCCCGACGCCGTGGCAGTAAATCCCTCCCCTCAAGCCCACAGACGTCACCCAAACTGCTCAGGAAAAACCCGTACTTCACCAACGTCCTCCTGG GCTCGACAGACAACATCGCCAAGGGACGGGAGACGAGGCAGAGCTGGCTGCTGTCATACATGCGCGACACCAAGAGTCTGCGGGGCTCCATGAGTGATCTGAAGATCAGCGAGGAGACGCCGCAGAGCCTGGCGGAGGCCGCGCAACAGCTGGCTACCACCGCGGCACCCCCCACTCCCACCGTCGTCAAGCCCAAGCAGAAGGTCGCCAAGCCCAAACCGTCCCAACTCAGGGAAATGAACTTCTGGTCCCCCACTTCCATGTAG